In the genome of Pelmatolapia mariae isolate MD_Pm_ZW linkage group LG4, Pm_UMD_F_2, whole genome shotgun sequence, the window TAAAGAGTGCAAAAGCTTCcaaaaaagaaatctgtttgtaaccccactgtcaaatattatttttctttattgactaatttgtaattgtttcaaaaattgattcatttttttgtttagtaTGTTTGCACCCAGCTGTTATATTGTTTCCTTACAAAAGAATCTAGAATCTATCTAGAATTACCTCATCAAATacctttgttaaaaaaacatttgtaaaaacaaagaacctTTGGGGTATTCTCGCTTGAATGAAATGTGAGATTTTACTCTCATTTTATCTATCTTTAATTTTTAATCACTTAATCACAGTTCTCCAAATGCATCCTGGGACATAAGCAACTTTTTAGGATTGCAAGCCTGCAAACCACCGACTCAAATCATTATACGACACAAAAATCCCTGAAACTGCACAGACAGCAATAATGGGACTGTATGTATGAATGTATGGGAAGCTAAAAAAATATCAGAACTTGAGGGTCTTTCTCTGACAGCAGGACAAGACTGAACATCCATCCAGCGTTTAACATCTCTCCTCCCGTGCTCACGTTGTAAACAAACACCCTCATCCTTTTGTCATCCATGCCCATTGTCACAGTCTGGAggtgcttctctctctctctctctctctctctctctctctctctctctctctctctctcacacacacacacacacccctcgtTGCCTTTTCTTTTCGTCCTTCTCTTTTTTCACTGTCGGTGACAAGCTGTTGCTCTGTCCCTGCGGGCCACACCCTCTCTTGTCTGTTCCTCTTTTCCCCTCCCctgcctccctctctccccttgctctccttctttctccctctccccacCTGTTGAGGCAATTGTTGCACCGATCGCATTGTTTGTTAACTTATTATTTTATGTCGCTCATGAGGGTCTCTGCCCCTTCCTATGGCATTTCCCACCCCTCTGGACCACTCCCCCTCTCTCCCCGACTGCTGGGTATAAAACTTTGAGCTTCTAGTGAGGGGGGATATTCAGCAGGGCCACCTCAGGAAGACTGATTTCAGCAAAAACCAAGAAGGCTCTACAGTGATTTACCAACTTCCATTTACCTGCAAACTATTCAGCTTCCTCGTGTGGCAGAAGGACgttggtttttcttttaattccctccTGGACATAAACAAGTTCATATTTTAGCCAGCAGGCTGTGCAGATGGACAGAGacatgtctgtgtctctgtggtgTGAGGAAGTGGAGGATGACCAGACTCAGGATCAGAGCCAGAGGGAGGCACAAGCCCAGGGCCACAACAGTGGCTCGCCTCAGCTGCGAGCCGCCTGGGACCCAACAGTGTCGGGGCATCGAGTGATCCAGAGGCTGCTTCACGTGGAGGAAAGATACATGCCCTCCATGCTCTACATCACCCTCATCCACAGGGATCCGGAGCGCAGGGAGGAGCTTGCCAAATGGGCCCTGGAGGTATTCAGCTCTCTCATGCTCCAGTTTTTCGAGTTGCCTCATAGTGCTGGGTGAGTTATGTCATCGGGACAGCTGTGATCCTGacatctttcatcctttttCCCTCCTCTCCAGGTGTGCTGTGAGTGTGGTTGTGATGAGACAGTCTTCcccctgtctgtctctctgatgGACAGGTTCCTGTCTGCGTCTCTGTCTGTACCGGTCTCATTGTACTGCCTGGCTGCTGGCTGCATCCTTATAGCCTCGAAGCTCACAGAGTGTGACAGCGTGACCGCTGACACCCTGTGTGCGGCAGCTGAATACAGTTTCCTGCCATCGAACCTGTTGGTGAGTTTATTTCAAAGCATCTTACACAGGATAGACAAGGTTAGATACCTTAAAATTAGAGCTGTAGGCAAGAAGACTCACAGAGTTTAAGCAAAATACAAATACTGTGGCCTCTCATACTCCGAATAACCTAATCCCATCTGGGAGTCTTTTCCAGCTGTGGCCCTCTAATACCTAACGGTGATTTGTCTCCAATGGATGCCAAAGTCTTTCAAATGTAGCCCATAAAGTTGGGCTTCAGCTaacattttcctgttttcatgCTCCCTTCCATTAGGAAATGGAGCGTGTTATCCTCGCCACCCTCCGAtgggacacagcagcagtgacTCCGCAGGATTTTCTCCCACATTTTCTCGCCTGTGtagaggagagaggagacagTGGTGAATCTGCAGAGGAGCAGCTTTCCACCCTGCGGCGGCACAGCGACACGCTGGCCGCCATGTGTGTCTGCGACTCCCGGTTTCTGGGAGCCCCGCCATCGCTTGTTGCTGCAGCATCACTGAACTGTGCCCTACAAGGTCTGGGCAACAAGGGCCTCACTCAGCTGGCCCTTATGAGTGAAGCATTGGCTGAACTGTGCCAGACCGACCTGGTGAGAACGCCTGTTTTGTTTGCAAGTAGACTCaattattagattagatttgaTTTAAATGAGGTTTTCAGTTGGAATTTTAATTTTGCAAAGGGACAGAATCAACAagaagcattttttttgttttgaagggCCTCCTTGTTTCAAAGCTTTGTCAAATGCAGTGAAATACACATATCTTACACAAAAAActtcatttttctctttcttgctTTCCAGGCTGTCCTGCAGTGCTACAGTGAGATGATTGAATATGCCCTCCGCCAGCGTCTGAGGAGTGGGCTTCAGCAGGGCCCCACAGAAAAAGACGAGGAGGTGGAGAACGAAAGGCCTGGAACACCAACTGACATGAGAGAGATTGACTTGTGAACACTGAATGAAGTGTTGCATTGAAAGTGTGAACCAATCAAAACCCTTTAAGCTCATCAGTCAAACTGATATAAATTCAATATGACCTCAGAATGCTCTGACATTTTTTCCTCATATAATTTAGctatttttgtgtgtgcttgttaatttatttttgttaatttatttgtgAAAAGGCGTGTTTTCCACGTGCCATATTTGATACTTCTATTAATTTTATATTAGGCctagattttttaaaagaatcatatttataccttttatttattattcatgcGCAATTGTTGATTCATTTTATGttaatttatttcaatttaccataactttgtgtttttgtgctgagttcaatacacagaaaatctatttttaaagctattaaaaatgtttgtacatattttgtgtctattttttaCCTAATATCCGGTGATGCCTTCATGTGCAAAGCCACGCGCCTCCAAAAGCAATCTTTTATATCTGATGTTATCTCACTAAAGGGGGATTTTGTCTCATTAATTATGTGGCACATTTATCACGGTGAGCTTGCATTATGTTCACTATAATACAAAATTGTGATTACAATTCCAAAGCTTCTTACCCGTAAAAAATGATGTGTATGATATTTCCGACGTTACCTGAAGGGAGCACACAGGAGGAGATCCGCATTCCCATGACGTCAGTTTTATCCGACGCAAATACAGCTCGTGCTTGAAGCATTGGGTCAGATATCCAAAACAAACTTGCGGTAAGACACTGCCTATGTAAGGATGTTTTTCAGTGTTATGAGAAGTTTTAGGTGTCATTTTAACGCCGACCAAGAGTGTACGAGAAATTAAGAGAAAACTGTGTCGTAGAAAGAAATGTGCTACGCGTTTCTTGCTTACATGTACGGCAATGTGAAAACACGGAGCTCTAACATCATCTGTAAAATCAATTAATAACGAAAGAGGCCTGAAATAAGCCATAAGCGAATCATTAGGTTTGTGTTGGGTTTACAGTGACAGGGGCTCGCTGTTAACGAATAGATTATTTTTGGGGGGCTAAATCGTCATCACTCCGTATCCATTTTCCGCATCCGTAGTGTTCTTACTTAAGCTAGTTAGCTTCCTAGCAATAGCTAAAAAATACCATTAATTAACAAATGccttattaataaataataatatagatGGTATCATTACAAATGGCATATGAAATCTCATCTCAGAATGCCGGTATAGCTCCTATTTGTAACACTTCTTCCCTCTTGGATTACATCTATTGCGTTAATTCTTATCAAAATGTcatattactgttttttataTATCCAAGGATACATCGAAATCTACGAAGAACTACAGCTTTAGACTTTGTATAGATCCTTGCAGTCATCTGGTGAATTCGGCATTCATCGGTCATCAACTAATCACATTAAAACCTAAAAGTGATTAGCTCACTTTCCTGCTGTAACCACTGCGTATAATTTGTTAACTGAGATTAAGGTTGTATAGGAGTTAAATTATATAGTAttgcaaaaatagaaaaaagatgATAAACTATGTCCAGAGCACTACCTGAGGTTTATTATTGGTGAAGATCCATCAGATTCTCCTTCTCACACTTCCTAAACTACAACTACAGATACCAGAAGACATAGACCACTCCTGGAAATCTACATAATGTATACACCAAGTATTATGAAGTAAATGTAATGTCCCTAATATGATCAAACAATAGGAAACATTACCTATTTGCACATGAGTATCCTTACAGGGtcttttgtttgaaaatgtcATAATTGAGTTGTGTGTTGTGAGATTTTAGGGGAAGGAGGTTCTCTGTGAGTTAAATGCATcatacagatttttttaatgtaccaAGTTACATATAAGTGTAGGTATGTAGGAGAACTGACACTGGAAGATATTTATGTTATTGATATTCATATCAAAGGAGGATGAAGTGGATATCTGGCTGGCTCCTGCTCCTGTCCATCTCTGTCGAGGTCTGGTCAGTGCCTATAGATCGCAATGCAGCCCAGCAGGTCCCTAAAGAGGAAGTGCAGGAAGAGAACATGGTAATGGCTCATTATTctgtaatttgttttttcttctaccTCGTGACCTGTTTTTATGACCAGAGACTTGTTGTGGATAACTTCTCCTTACAAAATAGGACACTGGCCTGTACTACGACCGGTACCTCAGAGAGGTGATTGAGGTTTTAGAGACAGACCCGCACTTCAGAGAGAAACTGCAGACAGCAAACACAGAGGACATTAAGGTTGGTTTCCACCTCTGCCTCTGTTTCACGTTCTTCCTTCTCAGTCGGTAGGCTTCCCTGTGTACTGTTTACATTCTAGCAGCTGGCGTTGTGTCCAAACTGTTTAAACTCACCTGGATTTCTCATGTTTGCCGTCAGAACGGGCGTCTCAGTAAAGAGCTGGACCTGGTCAGTCATCATGTCAGAACTCGCTTGGATGAGCTGAAGCGTCAGGAGGTTTCTCGTCTCAGGATGCTGCTAAAGGCCAAACTGGACAGCACCAACACACAGAGTGAGTGGGATTCCTTTGATCCACATCACTGAAAAGTTTGCAGTTAACTGTATACTAAGGTTCTTATTAgatttaataattttttaaaaaagatgaaaaagatttttaacaCCTTCACAGAAATTTGTGAACCATTGACTTTTTCTTATCTTAACTGATTATGGAAATTTTGTATGTCAGTCCATTTTTATCAGTCtgttatttacaaaaaaaatctctgtaCAAATCTGTGTATTTATTCAGTAATATATATAGAACCAAATGGTAGCCCAGTATGTGATTGGTTATTCACATATGATCCATACAGGTCTTCAGATGGACCATGCCTCCCTTCTGAAGCAGTTTGAACATCTGGATCCGCACAATCAAAATACCTTTGAGGCCAAAGATCTCGAGCTTCTAATCTCAACTGTAAGTTGCTGCAGCGATAAATGAAGAAGAATTTTAGgagtttttaaagaaatttttgTCCATTTGTTTCACAGAGTGTGACAGATCTCGAGAATCATAACAACACTGATCAGACTGTCCATTTTGTGCTATACCTCacctatttttttaaaaattattattaacagCAATAGTAGCAGCAATAATATCTTTTATCTCTCTGGCTCTCTCTAGGCCACTAAGGACCTGGAGAACTACGACGCAGAGAGACACGAGGAGTTCAAGCGCTACGAGATGCTGAAGGAGCACGAGAGGCGGGAGTACCTGAAGAGCCTGGATcaggagaagagagaaaaggaggagaagagaaTGCAGGAGCTGAAGGAGAAACACCGCCAGCATCCTAAAGTTAACGCTCCGGTGGGCGCTTGATACATCCGTGTTCGTTTTTATCAGAAACCATTAGAAATGACTCAggttttcagtctgtttttaaaaaatatttttcccaCTCAGGGTAGCGTTGATCAGCTGCGGGAAGTTTGGGAGGAGACAGATGGACTGGATCCTCAGGAGTTCAACCCCAAGACCTTTTTTAAACTGCATGGTGGGTGACAGCAACTCGCTTTTAGccattctctttttttcatgttagtgggttatatgttttttaaaaaacaaagaaaaaagggtTCTCATTTATTCTCTGTTTCATTTAGATACAAATGAAGACGGCGTTTTGGACGAACAGGAACTGGAGGCTCTCTTTACAAAGGAGGTGTACAATCCTGCTTACATCCACATCATGACTGCTTCAATCAAACTTTGgtttagatttagatttagtTTTATCCTGAGACTGCTTAAAATCCTGGTTTGAtttctatttctttcaaaatgcaGCTCTTCTCTGTGTTCCTAATCTCCTGCAGGCTTTTTTACAAGCTGACAGCAGACATATGCACAGCATCAGAGTAGCGGCTAACATCTGTTTATTTCCCTCTTCCAGCTGGAGAAGGTCTACGACCCAAAGAATGAGGAAGACGATATGATGGAGATGGAGGAAGAAAGGCTGAGGATGAGGGAGCATGtcatgaaaaatgtaaattgtTAATTATTTATCTCACCATTTCCCACCTTTACTGGGTTTTTCTTTAACTGACGCAGCCAACCTTCCTGTGTTAAAAGGTGGATGCAAACAAAGACCGGCTCGTCAGCCTGGAGGAATTCCTCAAGTCCACAGAGAAGAAAGAGTTCAGTAATCCCAAAGAGTGGGAGGTAAGGAGCTTAGAGGTGGTCTGAAGGTTGGGGAAGTGGGTGGATGCTTTGCACTGGGTGTGTGGTTCAAGTTCCCAGGATGAGCCTGGAAAGTGTGGGTGCTGAAGTTGAACAGTTAATGAGTCTCTCACAAGTTGACCCAATGAAAATTCCCCATAGAAATCACATTTAATCTGACCCCTCACCTAGAACTAATTTATCTAGGGAGGCTTTGGGATCACTGTGGCCTTCCATGGCTAGGGTGAGAATTGATATCTCCAGCTCTGAGCCCATGTTTCTCTACCATAAGAGGGTGGAGTATCCACTCCAGGTTAGGGCAGAGTTTATGGATGAATTGGAATTCTCAGAGTCTTTTTCACCAGTGTTTTCACAGTGCGGAGCAGGAGATTGAGATACAGATTGGTGCAGCATTTGTTGTGATGCAAcaaaagagagagctgagcatgAAAGCAAAACTGTTGGATCTCCAGTCGATCTACATTCCTATCCTCACCTATGGCTCCAAGGTAGTGACTAAAAAATAAGCTGAAGGTTAAAAGCATTACAAGTAAGCTTATGCATAGGGTGGGAATCTTGGCCATTTGGGAGGCAACTCCTTTGTGTCTAAAGGAGCCTGTTGAGGTGCTTGAGGCATTTAAACAGGATGCCTCCTGTGAGGCTCATAAGTGAGGTGCTGGTGTTGGACATGTGCTACCAGTAGGAGGCTCTGCGGCAGACACTGAACATGATGGAGAAGTTATAGGCCCCAGCTGGTTTGGAAACATCTCGATGTCCCTCCCTGGGAAGAGGGAGggacatgttttattttttaaatggatggatgtgtgCGTTACCTGCATCCCGCTGTTGTCGCTGCAGACTCTGGAAAACAAGCCAGTGTATACAGAGGAAGAGCTCCAGCGATTTGAGGCTGAACTCAGGGATAAGGAGGAAGAGCTGAAGAGGAGGGCTGAGACTCTGCATCAGGAGCAGGAGCTCCTGAGGGAGAGAGGCAAAGCCTTGGAGGCCCAGAGGAGAGAGTACCAGCAGGTAACGATCCTAGCATGGCGGTCACTTTCCTACATCATCTGAAACTTAAAAAATagttaattcttttttttctttttttaaatggcaggCTGTATTAGAAATGTCTCAGCGACAGAAAGAACAGCAGGCAGTGGATGGGCAGCCTCCTGCGGGTCCTAATGGAGAACTACAGTTTCAGCCACAGACACAGAAACCTGAAGATAAAGGTAAACTGACTGTGACATATCCAGCATTGTTGTTACATTCTTTGGCTTGtgttttaattcattaatttttttcatatttctcccACAGAGGCAAAAGCTCCAGCTGAGCCCGAAGCTGAAGCCCAAAATAATCTGCCTGCAGAACCCCCACAGAATCTGCCTTTGCACACCTAATGTGCTCAGGcagcttacacacacacacacaaccacacacacacctaaacatACGCACATGTGGTTTGATTTACCCTGACACAGATATCCAGATGGGTTCTGCAAAATGCATTATGTGATCTGTGTGCATAGGTTCAGACAGACCGGCTTGTTTATTGTGACATACTGAGTGTACTGAGTGTTCATGTCTGTGGTCTACATTAGATTAAAGATATCAAAGCACACGGTATTAGTACATGTATTCTCAGAAATCTTCAGTTTCAGTGAAGCTGTCAATCCTGCAGAATCGCATGTGTAAAATCACAAACGTTGCCGAATAAAAATCttaatttaaaagttttttggGGAGCACcgtgtgggtttttttgcaacACTAAATCGCACAGCTTCAGACATGATCGATTGTCATTATTTTTATGAGTCTCTCACAAGTTGACCAAATTTATTTGTTTAGCCAAGACAGGAGGACGATTTTCAAAGTTTgttatttatataacaaaatTTGGAACTTTACATGCCAAGGTCAAGAATTTCCAGAGAGTAATGCAACACTTCGCTTTGTGGATaaggagaaaaacaacagaaatattCGCTTGTTTCCGAAATTCAGTTTTTCTCAGAAAGATctgaaaaaggttttttttgtgtgagcCATTTATTAATGTCAAATATGCAAGGACAGTTTAACGAAGAAACAGTCAGCAGGTATTTTACACTCTTGAACTATTGTGGAAAGAGATTAACAGTAAGTAAAAAGAGCCCGCGCTTAGATAAACTGGTCCAGTTTTTTGGGAGGTGCTGCAGGAACCATATTCTTTGGTAGAAGTGTAAATTAAtcaaaaaaaactataataatCCAACtactgaggtttttttttcaacatttccaggttttaacacacaaaaatatttgGTTATTATAAAGccccataaaataaaataaaaaaataaatatcgaTTCACACTTCCGGTGCAGGGGGAGCGCTTCCTGGTAGCTGAAACCCGTAATGAATACGTGATCATGCCTCGGAAAAACGAGCTTTCGGAAGCTTTACGATCGCaaattgttgatctgcacaaaGCTGGAAAAGGTTATAAAATAATCGCACGGACTTTGGGTATTCATCGCAACACAGTTAGGGACATTGTGCTTAAATGGAAGCGATTCAGTACTGTGGCTACTCTGCCGAGAAGTGGGCGCCCTAGAAAGACGTCTGCAAAGACAAAGATCAGCGAGGTAACCCTTAATTACTCTGCAAACAGCAAATCAAGCAGCCGTGTGTACAAAACTAGACGCCTGCAGCATCCAGACGGGGTCTTAGGTGTGAACCCTGATGAAAACAAATATGGAAGTTATTATTTAGCGGCCAGTGGCCACATTGGAGCATCAGCGGTCATGCCAAAGCGCATCAGTTGGATTTCAGTTCAGACTTAGACTAGGCTTGTTTTTCTCAAGGTGTTTTAAACCATTTGTGGATAATATCTCTCACTGTGGTTCGCTGATGTCCCAAAGCCtaagaaatggctttgtaatcCTTTCCAGGTCGGTGGATGTCAGACAgcttctatttaagtgatttctgtaattaattaattaattaaataggAGTGTGGCTACTGAAattgaactcagctttccagAAAATGTTGATTAATCACAGTTAAGTCATCATTTAACAAGGGAGgaaattactttttcttttttttatgtatcctttcttttttaatttagaatttcccagaaacaaagaaaaaaaaattttttaaataaggAACGTAATACAGAACAACCTATAAGAACACAAATAAACCGAAATAAACAAGtaatcaaaaataaacaaacggGTGTACCATctagtttatatatatatatatatatatatatacatatacacacacatacatacacatacctacatacatatatacacgcctatacatacatacatacacacatatacacatagcAGTTCAAAAATATGGCATACAGAATTACAGAGATTCAAACAAAATCGGGTCTCCTTGTCAAAATATAATGTTTCCATTTATCCCAAATCTCAATAAATATGTCATATTGAAATCTGTTAGAGAAGGTAATTCTTTCCATTTTAAACAACCCATAAACAGTCTCATGCCAGTCATTTAGTGATGGAATTTTCACACTTAGCCATTTCTTAGTAATAGTCTTTCGGGCAGCCAGACTCAGAATACCATATAACAGCTTGGACATTTTATCTACATTCACTGAGTATAAATATCCTAACAAAAGTTCATCCCAATTAAAGGGCAGTTGCATACTAAAAATGGTCTGTAACTCAGAGTGAATCGATACCCAAAAAGTGTTGATCAATGGGCAAGACCAAAATAAGTGGAAGTGTTTTATTCCTTGAGCCCCACAGTTTCTCCAGCAGCTAGAGTGATTAGAATAGTGTTTACTTTGTGCAGGTGTAATAAAAAACTTACAGAGACTCTTCAATCCAAAACATCTCCATATATTAGAGCTAGAAATTCTCCACTGAAAGGCACACTGCTGATACCAGATGTCATTTGAAATAGCCATATTTGTTTCCCTTTCCCATTTTTGTTTAATGTAGATAGTATTCAACTTCTTAACCTCTTGTAAACCCTTGTACAATCTAGAAATCACCTTGAGGCCAGGATCTGCATGGTAAGCCTtgacaaatatattcaaaacgGGAAGAGAGAAAAGATCTGTTCTCTTAGGTATAAAGTTATGTAGATGATGCCTGATTTGAAGAAACCTGAAAAAATCCGTATTGCTTAACTGGTATTGATCTTTTACTGATTGGAAGTCCCTAAGAGTTCCCTTATCATAAAACATACAATATGCCATTAAGCCTTGCCCTGCCCATTTTTTATATCTTGCGTCTAACTTATTGGGTAAAAAATCAAGGTCATAAGCGCCCATCTTAAGATCCTGGCCTCTTCATTCCTATCATTCTTATTAAGAAATTGTAACCAGAGTTTTAATGGTAAGTTAATCCATTGGTTTCCttgattaatttgttttttaataagtgTCACGTCCCCTAAGCTTGCCTGAATCGGAAAAtctcttgaggcaactgtttcTATTTCATTCCATCTTGCTTGGTAGTCTACATTGCACCAACACACTAGGATCCTCAGTTGAGCTGAAATATAGTAATTAAGGGAgggaattactttttcacatagggtcaggtaggtttggatagatTATTCCcttaataaattttaaaacgtatttaaaaagttgcattttttatttacgcaggttaaatttttctaatattaaaattacttTGATGAtatgaaacatgtaagtgtaaTAAATCAGGAAGCAGAAAACGAAAAACTTTTTCATGGTACCATATATTGGTCCAGCTCACAGTATGTGAGCATGTGATCATACATGAGACAGATCAAGTGACACCCCCCCCTTGCATTACAAAATTCTCTCCattaataaaagcatttttgccatttttcatatttacattttctaaccgctaaaatgtctttttagGGAGTAATCTGAAtgtcatttcagtttatttctttaaaattaaaaaggaattttaatgaaatttgctacaaatttttaattatttaattttggCAATTCATTCCCtgcaatttaccccaaagatTCGCACAATATTGTTTGAGTAACTCTTGTGAAATGCACTCAAAGAAGTAACGAGATGAACAGGATATAACATGGGTGACATCCCACCAGTCAATACTTGCCCCACCTACCTATTCCAGTCCACACCAATAAGAGCATGTTACTTTTCCACTCCCCAAAAATCCagaatttaatttttatttgtataaaattaTTTTGGTAATGGGTTCACTTAAAGAAATGTTAATCACTCTACTGAAATCCATGACAGTTTGATCTCTGAGGTGTAGCCGCAGATTAATGTTTACCATATGAGTTAATGcatctttttctgtctcttagGTTGGTAATGGCTCTAGTGagccaaaagacagaggagaagatTTGCATCACAAAAAGGTAAATTTGATTAATTCAAGGATTGATGAACTTTAAAAGGAGAAATAGAAAGACGAAATGTGCGAAGACTCTCCATGGGGAAAACTAAGAATAGAAAAACATATCTGATCTAAATTTGGCTCCAGTCTCACTCAGACTGGTCTCTTTGTGCAGTCCAACTGGTCTGCCTTTCAGACTAATACTACTAGGAGTGGAACTAAAATCTCCAGCCAAATTTTAAATTTCAACTTTTTATATATGCACACACTgcataagaaaaataaagcctTTCCAGGAAACTGCAGTACCTTAAATGGCCACTTATGGTTGGCTTAAAAACTGAGCTATACATATAGACTATTAATGAAGGATGGACTTACCCACACACGTTATGTGGCTAACTTTGTAGCCTCATTATTGGTATTTTGGCTACAGAAATGTTGGTTTTTCAGTGCCAGACCACATGTTTACTCttaaagttggacattttaacatgacaCTCTGTTggttttaacacatttttgaaGCCAGTTTCAAGTGACCActtgaggaactgcagtttttggcacttctgtgtttggttttgatttttAGCCCTGCAGATTGCCACTTGGTTCATCTCCATGGAACCCCATGCTCTCCATTGTTAGTTTTCTATTCACAACAACTGTACTGCTGATCTGCGGCTTACTGCTCCTTGTAATCTGAATTCAACCACTTAATTCAACCAGATGTGAGCAGATGTTTTATGAGTTGTCCAGGCTGATCTC includes:
- the ccndx gene encoding cyclin Dx; protein product: MDRDMSVSLWCEEVEDDQTQDQSQREAQAQGHNSGSPQLRAAWDPTVSGHRVIQRLLHVEERYMPSMLYITLIHRDPERREELAKWALEVCCECGCDETVFPLSVSLMDRFLSASLSVPVSLYCLAAGCILIASKLTECDSVTADTLCAAAEYSFLPSNLLEMERVILATLRWDTAAVTPQDFLPHFLACVEERGDSGESAEEQLSTLRRHSDTLAAMCVCDSRFLGAPPSLVAAASLNCALQGLGNKGLTQLALMSEALAELCQTDLAVLQCYSEMIEYALRQRLRSGLQQGPTEKDEEVENERPGTPTDMREIDL
- the nucb1 gene encoding nucleobindin-1, which encodes MKWISGWLLLLSISVEVWSVPIDRNAAQQVPKEEVQEENMDTGLYYDRYLREVIEVLETDPHFREKLQTANTEDIKNGRLSKELDLVSHHVRTRLDELKRQEVSRLRMLLKAKLDSTNTQSLQMDHASLLKQFEHLDPHNQNTFEAKDLELLISTATKDLENYDAERHEEFKRYEMLKEHERREYLKSLDQEKREKEEKRMQELKEKHRQHPKVNAPGSVDQLREVWEETDGLDPQEFNPKTFFKLHDTNEDGVLDEQELEALFTKELEKVYDPKNEEDDMMEMEEERLRMREHVMKNVDANKDRLVSLEEFLKSTEKKEFSNPKEWETLENKPVYTEEELQRFEAELRDKEEELKRRAETLHQEQELLRERGKALEAQRREYQQAVLEMSQRQKEQQAVDGQPPAGPNGELQFQPQTQKPEDKEAKAPAEPEAEAQNNLPAEPPQNLPLHT